A window from Telopea speciosissima isolate NSW1024214 ecotype Mountain lineage chromosome 8, Tspe_v1, whole genome shotgun sequence encodes these proteins:
- the LOC122672911 gene encoding probable receptor-like protein kinase At5g18500, giving the protein MSRTLVAALIGGAAGAVALVGMVIVFLWFCLSQNRSVSRTSETGSSDPSVQVGRNVGVEMSLAGGITLPPESREARSFPMEDLALATKNFSDINLIGEGKFGKVYKGLLYDGMIVAIKKRPGMPTREFFEEVRYLASIQHRNLVSLLGYCQENSLQMLIYEYIPNGSVSSHLYGMGQVSHEKLEFKHRLSIALGAAKGLAHLHSLSPRLVHKDFKTANVLVDENFIAKVADAGLRNLLGGVDVAGPSSQMMADDIFLAPEVKEFGRFSEKSDVYSFGVFMLELVGGREADQSVSSEPDQNLVEWAQNYQDSSNISSIIDQKLGSSFTTEGMKEFIQLSIHCVDFSSERRPNMNHVVAELDRILDKEMNLTTVMGEGTPIVTLGSQLFTATR; this is encoded by the exons ATGTCAAGGACTCTTGTTGCGGCATTAATTGGAGGTGCCGCAGGAGCCGTGGCTTTGGTGGGGATGGTAATAGTATTTCTATGGTTCTGCCTGTCTCAAAACAGGAGCGTTTCAAGAACCTCTGAGACCGGTTCATCTGATCCATCTGTTCAAG TGGGAAGAAATGTTGGAGTTGAGATGTCTTTAGCAGGAGGTATAACTCTTCCACCTGAGTCACGTGAAGCTAGGAGTTTTCCAATGGAAGATTTGGCTTTGGCTACAAAGAACTTTAGTGATATTAATTTGATTGGAGAAGGAAAATTTGGCAAGGTGTATAAAGGTTTACTTTATGATGGAATGATTGTGGCCATAAAAAAGCGACCTGGGATGCCAACTCGGGAATTTTTTGAGGAG GTGCGTTATCTGGCATCTATTCAGCATCGAAATCTTGTCAGCCTTCTCGGGTACTGCCAGGAAAATAGTCTGCAAATGCTTATCTACGAGTATATACCCAATGGAAGTGTTTCTAGTCACTTATATG GTATGGGTCAGGTTTCCCATGAGAAGCTTGAATTCAAGCATAGACTTTCAATAGCTCTAGGGGCAGCAAAAG GTTTGGCGCACCTTCACTCATTGAGCCCCCGTTTGGTACATAAGGATTTCAAAACAGCCAATGTTCTAGTAGATGAAAATTTCATTGCTAAGGTTGCAGATGCTGGACTCCGCAATTTACTTGGTGGAGTAGATGTTGCAGGTCCATCTTCTCAAATGATGGCTGATGATATATTCCTTGCTCCaga GGTGAAAGAATTTGGAAGATTCTCGGAAAAAAGTGATGTCTACAGCTTTGGGGTATTCATGCTGGAGCTGGTGGGCGGGCGCGAAGCAGATCAATCTGTGTCTTCTGAACCTGATCAAAACTTGGTTGAATGG GCACAAAATTATCAGGACTCGAGCAACATATCCTCAATCATTGATCAAAAGCTGGGCAGCAGTTTCACAACTGAAGGCATGAAAGAGTTCATACAGCTGTCCATCCATTGTGTGGACTTCTCTAGTGAAAGGAGGCCCAACATGAACCATGTGGTCGCAGAACTCGATCGGATACTTGATAAAGAAATGAACCTGACAACAGTCATGGGTGAAGGCACCCCAATTGTGACTCTTGGGAGCCAGTTATTTACTGCTACAAGATAA